From a single Podarcis raffonei isolate rPodRaf1 chromosome 10, rPodRaf1.pri, whole genome shotgun sequence genomic region:
- the FBXO7 gene encoding F-box only protein 7 isoform X1, translating to MKLRVRMLKRTVLLELPGEEPTLGDLRAHICQTLLPSCGYSSDSKVVITLNKKDSLTGEQETLTSLGVVSGDLICLVLEEADAAPRLPASVSSSVHPSQNHESSSSTSDPCQSQPRSPDNEKSNRHVADHKVEYDVQMSDSTAESSQEFAPETVSGDLDIPETVGSYPSEPMLCSEATDGQVPHSLQTLYHAAECTSANDALIVLIHLIMMETGYIPQGTEAKATSMPENWRSKGVYKLQYTHPLCENGFAALTCVTLGNLIVVNVMLKIADDIKSVKRLQLLPTSFICFENSANVAGIYKDLQKLSRLFKDRLVYPLLAFTRQALNLPDVFGLVVLPLELKLRILRLLDFRSLLSLSAVCHDLYAASNDQLLWRFVYLRDFRDSVTRQRDTDWKELYKKKYKQKKEALRWRHMMFLPPLLPVPLHPNSIYPNPFLPNPLYPPMIIGGEHDERPSAPYIADPIHSLFSGVRELPQLSPLDPFLTFRQHIDSLPDPCPTLRGRGSRVRPIDNRRAFI from the exons ttctgATTCCAAGGTTGTAATAACCTTGAACAAGAAAGACTCCCTCACAGGAGAGCAGGAAACCCTAACATCGTTGGGGGTTGTTTCAGGAGACTTGATATGTTTGGTTTTAGAAGAGGCTGATGCTGCACCCAGATTACCTGCATCTGTTTCCTCATCTGTGCATCCATCACAGAATCatgaatcatcatcatctactTCAGATCCATGCCAAAGCCAGCCCAGGAGCCCAGATAATGAAAAAAGCAACAGGCACGTAGCAGACCATAAAGTCGAATACGATGTCCAAATGAGTGACAGTACG GCAGAATCCAGCCAGGAGTTTGCTCCAGAGACTGTCTCAGGTGACCTTGATATTCCTGAAACTGTTGGTTCCTACCCTTCAGAGCCAATGCTTTGCTCTGAAGCTACAGACGGGCAAGTGCCGCACTCACTTCAGACCCTCTACCACGCTGCAGAGTGTACCAGTGCCAACGATGCCTTGATTGTTTTGATACACCTTATCATGATGGAGACGGGTTACATACCTCAA GGGACGGAAGCAAAGGCAACATCAATGCCTGAGAACTGGAGAAGCAAAGGTGTCTATAAGCTGCAGTATACCCACCCCCTCTGTGAAAATGGCTTTGCTGCACTTACTTGTGTGACTTTGGGGAACCTTATTGTTGTCAATG TAATGTTAAAGATTGCTGATGACATCAAAAGTGTGAAGAGGCTGCAGCTTTTGCCAACATCATTCATTTGTTTTGAGAACTCGG cgaaCGTTGCAGGAATATATAAGGATCTTCAGAAGCTATCACGTCTCTTTAAAGATCGGCTGGTGTACCCTCTTCTGGCTTTTACCCGGCAAG CTTTGAACCTCCCAGATGTGTTTGGCTTGGTGGTTCTTCCACTGGAACTGAAACTAAGGATTCTCCGACTCCTGGATTTTCGCTCACTTTTATCTTTGTCTGCTGTTTGCCATGACCTCTATGCTGCTTCAAATGATCAACTACTGTGGAGATTTGTGTACCTGCGGGATTTTAGAG ATTCTGTTACCAGGCAACGAGATACAGACTGGAAGGAA CTCTACAAGAAAAAATATAAGCAGAAGAAGGAAGCCCTGAGGTGGCGACACATGATGTTTCTACCCCCTCTCCTTCCTGTGCCACTTCATCCTAACTCGATATATCCCAATCCTTTCCTTCCCAATCCTCTTTATCCCCCAATGATCATTGGTGGTGAACATGATGAAAGGCCATCAGCTCCATATATTGCAGACCCGATCCACTCCCTCTTTTCTGGAGTTAGGGAGCTTCCTCAGCTTTCTCCCTTAGATCCCTTCCTTACTTTCAGGCAACACATTGATTCACTTCCAGATCCTTGCCCCACACTCCGAGGAAGAGGCAGTCGGGTCCGTCCGATTGATAACCGCCGTGCATTCATATGA
- the FBXO7 gene encoding F-box only protein 7 isoform X2 — translation MVKASNLGSDSKVVITLNKKDSLTGEQETLTSLGVVSGDLICLVLEEADAAPRLPASVSSSVHPSQNHESSSSTSDPCQSQPRSPDNEKSNRHVADHKVEYDVQMSDSTAESSQEFAPETVSGDLDIPETVGSYPSEPMLCSEATDGQVPHSLQTLYHAAECTSANDALIVLIHLIMMETGYIPQGTEAKATSMPENWRSKGVYKLQYTHPLCENGFAALTCVTLGNLIVVNVMLKIADDIKSVKRLQLLPTSFICFENSANVAGIYKDLQKLSRLFKDRLVYPLLAFTRQALNLPDVFGLVVLPLELKLRILRLLDFRSLLSLSAVCHDLYAASNDQLLWRFVYLRDFRDSVTRQRDTDWKELYKKKYKQKKEALRWRHMMFLPPLLPVPLHPNSIYPNPFLPNPLYPPMIIGGEHDERPSAPYIADPIHSLFSGVRELPQLSPLDPFLTFRQHIDSLPDPCPTLRGRGSRVRPIDNRRAFI, via the exons ttctgATTCCAAGGTTGTAATAACCTTGAACAAGAAAGACTCCCTCACAGGAGAGCAGGAAACCCTAACATCGTTGGGGGTTGTTTCAGGAGACTTGATATGTTTGGTTTTAGAAGAGGCTGATGCTGCACCCAGATTACCTGCATCTGTTTCCTCATCTGTGCATCCATCACAGAATCatgaatcatcatcatctactTCAGATCCATGCCAAAGCCAGCCCAGGAGCCCAGATAATGAAAAAAGCAACAGGCACGTAGCAGACCATAAAGTCGAATACGATGTCCAAATGAGTGACAGTACG GCAGAATCCAGCCAGGAGTTTGCTCCAGAGACTGTCTCAGGTGACCTTGATATTCCTGAAACTGTTGGTTCCTACCCTTCAGAGCCAATGCTTTGCTCTGAAGCTACAGACGGGCAAGTGCCGCACTCACTTCAGACCCTCTACCACGCTGCAGAGTGTACCAGTGCCAACGATGCCTTGATTGTTTTGATACACCTTATCATGATGGAGACGGGTTACATACCTCAA GGGACGGAAGCAAAGGCAACATCAATGCCTGAGAACTGGAGAAGCAAAGGTGTCTATAAGCTGCAGTATACCCACCCCCTCTGTGAAAATGGCTTTGCTGCACTTACTTGTGTGACTTTGGGGAACCTTATTGTTGTCAATG TAATGTTAAAGATTGCTGATGACATCAAAAGTGTGAAGAGGCTGCAGCTTTTGCCAACATCATTCATTTGTTTTGAGAACTCGG cgaaCGTTGCAGGAATATATAAGGATCTTCAGAAGCTATCACGTCTCTTTAAAGATCGGCTGGTGTACCCTCTTCTGGCTTTTACCCGGCAAG CTTTGAACCTCCCAGATGTGTTTGGCTTGGTGGTTCTTCCACTGGAACTGAAACTAAGGATTCTCCGACTCCTGGATTTTCGCTCACTTTTATCTTTGTCTGCTGTTTGCCATGACCTCTATGCTGCTTCAAATGATCAACTACTGTGGAGATTTGTGTACCTGCGGGATTTTAGAG ATTCTGTTACCAGGCAACGAGATACAGACTGGAAGGAA CTCTACAAGAAAAAATATAAGCAGAAGAAGGAAGCCCTGAGGTGGCGACACATGATGTTTCTACCCCCTCTCCTTCCTGTGCCACTTCATCCTAACTCGATATATCCCAATCCTTTCCTTCCCAATCCTCTTTATCCCCCAATGATCATTGGTGGTGAACATGATGAAAGGCCATCAGCTCCATATATTGCAGACCCGATCCACTCCCTCTTTTCTGGAGTTAGGGAGCTTCCTCAGCTTTCTCCCTTAGATCCCTTCCTTACTTTCAGGCAACACATTGATTCACTTCCAGATCCTTGCCCCACACTCCGAGGAAGAGGCAGTCGGGTCCGTCCGATTGATAACCGCCGTGCATTCATATGA